In Phyllostomus discolor isolate MPI-MPIP mPhyDis1 chromosome 2, mPhyDis1.pri.v3, whole genome shotgun sequence, the following are encoded in one genomic region:
- the SLC11A2 gene encoding natural resistance-associated macrophage protein 2 isoform X1: MKKQHKMEAAPHCELKSYSKNTMVLGPEQKTPDDDASEDHGDLAHLGAINPAYSDSSLPQSTGSSNEPFTTYFDEKIAVPEEEYSCFSFRKLWAFTGPGFLMSIAYLDPGNIESDLQSGAVAGFKLLWVLLLATIVGLLLQRLAARLGVVTGMHLAEVCHRQYPKVPRIILWLMVELAIIGSDMQEVIGSAIAINLLSIGRVPLWGGVLITIADTFVFLFLDKYGLRKLEAFFGFLITVMALTFGYEYITVRPNQSDVLKGMFVPSCSDCGTPQVQQAVGIVGAVIMPHNMYLHSALVKSRQVNRAKKEEVREANKYFFIESCIALFVSFIINVFVVSVFAEAFYWKTNQQVIEVCRNSSSPHTHLFPDDNSTLAVDIYKGGVVLGCFFGPAALYIWAVGILAAGQSSTMTGTYSGQFVMEGFLNLRWSRFARVILTRSIAIIPTLLVAVFQDVEHLTGMNDFLNVLQSLQLPFALIPILTFTSLRPVMSDFANGIGWRIAGGILVLIICCINMYFVVTYVQDLGHMLLYVVAAVISVAYLSFVFYLIWQCLIALGMSFLDCGRTVSISKVLTEEATGDYTK, encoded by the exons AATCCTATTCTAAGAACACCATGGTGCTGGGTCCTGAACAGAAGACACCAGATG ATGATGCTTCTGAGGACCATGGGGACTTGGCCCATCTTGGTGCCATCAACCCTGCCTACAGCGACTCCTCCCTCCCGCAGTCCACCGGGAGCTCGAATGAGCCCTTCACCACCTATTTTGATGAGAAGATTGCCGTTCCTGAGGAGGAG TACTCGTGCTTTAGCTTTCGTAAACTCTGGGCTTTCACGGGACCAGGCTTTCTTATGAGCATTGCCTACCTGGATCCAGGCAACATCGAATCGGATCTGCAGTCTGGAGCAGTGGCTGGGTTTAAG CTGCTCTGGGTTCTTCTGCTGGCCACCATCGTGGGGCTCCTGCTACAGCGCCTGGCGGCGAGGCTGGGAGTGGTCACTGGGATGCACCTTGCCGAAGTGTGTCACCGTCAGTATCCCAAG GTCCCACGAATTATCCTGTGGCTGATGGTGGAGCTGGCTATCATCGGCTCGGACATGCAGGAAGTCATTGGCTCGGCCATTGCCATCAATCTCCTGTCCATAGGAAG GGTTCCCCTGTGGGGTGGAGTACTCATCACCATTGCAGATACCTTCGTATTTCTCTTTTTGGACAAATACG GTCTGCGGAAGCTGGAAGCATTTTTTGGCTTTCTCATCACTGTTATGGCCCTCACATTTGGATATGAG TACATCACAGTGAGGCCCAACCAGAGTGACGTCCTCAAGGGCATGTTTGTGCCGTCCTGTTCCGACTGTGGCACCCCACAGGTGCAGCAGGCCGTGGGCATCGTGGGAGCTGTCATCATGCCACACAACATGTACCTGCATTCTGCCTTAGTCAAG TCCAGACAGGTAAACCGAGCCAAAAAGGAAGAGGTCCGAGAAGCCAATAAGTACTTTTTCATCGAGTCCTGCATTGCTCTCTTTGTTTCCTTCATCATCAATGTCTTCGTCGTCTCAGTCTTTGCCGAAGCATTTTATTGGAAGACCAACCAGCAGGTG ATTGAAGTCTGCAGGAACAGCAGCAGTCCCCACACCCACCTCTTCCCCGACGACAACTCAACGCTGGCCGTGGACATCTACAAAGGG GGTGTTGTCCTGGGCTGCTTCTTCGGGCCCGCTGCCCTCTACATCTGGGCGGTGGGCATCCTGGCCGCGGGGCAGAGCTCCACCATGACAGGAACCTACTCGGGCCAGTTCGTCATGGAG gGGTTCCTGAACCTAAGATGGTCACGCTTCGCCCGAGTGATTCTGACCCGCTCCATTGCCATTATCCCCACTCTGCTTGTTGCTGTTTTTCAAGACGTAGAACATCTCACGGGGATGAATGACTTCCTCAATGTCCTGCAGAGCTTACAG cttccctTTGCTCTCATACCCATCCTCACCTTTACGAGCTTGCGGCCAGTAATGAGTGACTTTGCCAATGGAAT AGGCTGGAGGATTGCAGGCGGGATCTTGGTCCTTATCATCTGTTGCATCAACATGTACTTTGTCGTGACTTACGTCCAGGATCTAGGGCACATGCTATTGTATGTGGTGGCAGCTGTGATCAGTGTGGCCTATCTGAGCTTTGTGTTTTACTTG ATCTGGCAATGTTTGATTGCACTGGGCATGTCCTTCCTGGATTGTGGGCGCACGGTAAGCATCTCTAAAGTCCTGACCGAAGAAGCCACCGGTGACTATACTAAGTAA
- the SLC11A2 gene encoding natural resistance-associated macrophage protein 2 isoform X2: MVLGPEQKTPDDDASEDHGDLAHLGAINPAYSDSSLPQSTGSSNEPFTTYFDEKIAVPEEEYSCFSFRKLWAFTGPGFLMSIAYLDPGNIESDLQSGAVAGFKLLWVLLLATIVGLLLQRLAARLGVVTGMHLAEVCHRQYPKVPRIILWLMVELAIIGSDMQEVIGSAIAINLLSIGRVPLWGGVLITIADTFVFLFLDKYGLRKLEAFFGFLITVMALTFGYEYITVRPNQSDVLKGMFVPSCSDCGTPQVQQAVGIVGAVIMPHNMYLHSALVKSRQVNRAKKEEVREANKYFFIESCIALFVSFIINVFVVSVFAEAFYWKTNQQVIEVCRNSSSPHTHLFPDDNSTLAVDIYKGGVVLGCFFGPAALYIWAVGILAAGQSSTMTGTYSGQFVMEGFLNLRWSRFARVILTRSIAIIPTLLVAVFQDVEHLTGMNDFLNVLQSLQLPFALIPILTFTSLRPVMSDFANGIGWRIAGGILVLIICCINMYFVVTYVQDLGHMLLYVVAAVISVAYLSFVFYLIWQCLIALGMSFLDCGRTFLGLAAQPELYLLNTMDADSLVSR; the protein is encoded by the exons ATGGTGCTGGGTCCTGAACAGAAGACACCAGATG ATGATGCTTCTGAGGACCATGGGGACTTGGCCCATCTTGGTGCCATCAACCCTGCCTACAGCGACTCCTCCCTCCCGCAGTCCACCGGGAGCTCGAATGAGCCCTTCACCACCTATTTTGATGAGAAGATTGCCGTTCCTGAGGAGGAG TACTCGTGCTTTAGCTTTCGTAAACTCTGGGCTTTCACGGGACCAGGCTTTCTTATGAGCATTGCCTACCTGGATCCAGGCAACATCGAATCGGATCTGCAGTCTGGAGCAGTGGCTGGGTTTAAG CTGCTCTGGGTTCTTCTGCTGGCCACCATCGTGGGGCTCCTGCTACAGCGCCTGGCGGCGAGGCTGGGAGTGGTCACTGGGATGCACCTTGCCGAAGTGTGTCACCGTCAGTATCCCAAG GTCCCACGAATTATCCTGTGGCTGATGGTGGAGCTGGCTATCATCGGCTCGGACATGCAGGAAGTCATTGGCTCGGCCATTGCCATCAATCTCCTGTCCATAGGAAG GGTTCCCCTGTGGGGTGGAGTACTCATCACCATTGCAGATACCTTCGTATTTCTCTTTTTGGACAAATACG GTCTGCGGAAGCTGGAAGCATTTTTTGGCTTTCTCATCACTGTTATGGCCCTCACATTTGGATATGAG TACATCACAGTGAGGCCCAACCAGAGTGACGTCCTCAAGGGCATGTTTGTGCCGTCCTGTTCCGACTGTGGCACCCCACAGGTGCAGCAGGCCGTGGGCATCGTGGGAGCTGTCATCATGCCACACAACATGTACCTGCATTCTGCCTTAGTCAAG TCCAGACAGGTAAACCGAGCCAAAAAGGAAGAGGTCCGAGAAGCCAATAAGTACTTTTTCATCGAGTCCTGCATTGCTCTCTTTGTTTCCTTCATCATCAATGTCTTCGTCGTCTCAGTCTTTGCCGAAGCATTTTATTGGAAGACCAACCAGCAGGTG ATTGAAGTCTGCAGGAACAGCAGCAGTCCCCACACCCACCTCTTCCCCGACGACAACTCAACGCTGGCCGTGGACATCTACAAAGGG GGTGTTGTCCTGGGCTGCTTCTTCGGGCCCGCTGCCCTCTACATCTGGGCGGTGGGCATCCTGGCCGCGGGGCAGAGCTCCACCATGACAGGAACCTACTCGGGCCAGTTCGTCATGGAG gGGTTCCTGAACCTAAGATGGTCACGCTTCGCCCGAGTGATTCTGACCCGCTCCATTGCCATTATCCCCACTCTGCTTGTTGCTGTTTTTCAAGACGTAGAACATCTCACGGGGATGAATGACTTCCTCAATGTCCTGCAGAGCTTACAG cttccctTTGCTCTCATACCCATCCTCACCTTTACGAGCTTGCGGCCAGTAATGAGTGACTTTGCCAATGGAAT AGGCTGGAGGATTGCAGGCGGGATCTTGGTCCTTATCATCTGTTGCATCAACATGTACTTTGTCGTGACTTACGTCCAGGATCTAGGGCACATGCTATTGTATGTGGTGGCAGCTGTGATCAGTGTGGCCTATCTGAGCTTTGTGTTTTACTTG ATCTGGCAATGTTTGATTGCACTGGGCATGTCCTTCCTGGATTGTGGGCGCACG
- the SLC11A2 gene encoding natural resistance-associated macrophage protein 2 isoform X3: protein MVLGPEQKTPDDDASEDHGDLAHLGAINPAYSDSSLPQSTGSSNEPFTTYFDEKIAVPEEEYSCFSFRKLWAFTGPGFLMSIAYLDPGNIESDLQSGAVAGFKLLWVLLLATIVGLLLQRLAARLGVVTGMHLAEVCHRQYPKVPRIILWLMVELAIIGSDMQEVIGSAIAINLLSIGRVPLWGGVLITIADTFVFLFLDKYGLRKLEAFFGFLITVMALTFGYEYITVRPNQSDVLKGMFVPSCSDCGTPQVQQAVGIVGAVIMPHNMYLHSALVKSRQVNRAKKEEVREANKYFFIESCIALFVSFIINVFVVSVFAEAFYWKTNQQVIEVCRNSSSPHTHLFPDDNSTLAVDIYKGGVVLGCFFGPAALYIWAVGILAAGQSSTMTGTYSGQFVMEGFLNLRWSRFARVILTRSIAIIPTLLVAVFQDVEHLTGMNDFLNVLQSLQLPFALIPILTFTSLRPVMSDFANGIGWRIAGGILVLIICCINMYFVVTYVQDLGHMLLYVVAAVISVAYLSFVFYLIWQCLIALGMSFLDCGRTVSISKVLTEEATGDYTK from the exons ATGGTGCTGGGTCCTGAACAGAAGACACCAGATG ATGATGCTTCTGAGGACCATGGGGACTTGGCCCATCTTGGTGCCATCAACCCTGCCTACAGCGACTCCTCCCTCCCGCAGTCCACCGGGAGCTCGAATGAGCCCTTCACCACCTATTTTGATGAGAAGATTGCCGTTCCTGAGGAGGAG TACTCGTGCTTTAGCTTTCGTAAACTCTGGGCTTTCACGGGACCAGGCTTTCTTATGAGCATTGCCTACCTGGATCCAGGCAACATCGAATCGGATCTGCAGTCTGGAGCAGTGGCTGGGTTTAAG CTGCTCTGGGTTCTTCTGCTGGCCACCATCGTGGGGCTCCTGCTACAGCGCCTGGCGGCGAGGCTGGGAGTGGTCACTGGGATGCACCTTGCCGAAGTGTGTCACCGTCAGTATCCCAAG GTCCCACGAATTATCCTGTGGCTGATGGTGGAGCTGGCTATCATCGGCTCGGACATGCAGGAAGTCATTGGCTCGGCCATTGCCATCAATCTCCTGTCCATAGGAAG GGTTCCCCTGTGGGGTGGAGTACTCATCACCATTGCAGATACCTTCGTATTTCTCTTTTTGGACAAATACG GTCTGCGGAAGCTGGAAGCATTTTTTGGCTTTCTCATCACTGTTATGGCCCTCACATTTGGATATGAG TACATCACAGTGAGGCCCAACCAGAGTGACGTCCTCAAGGGCATGTTTGTGCCGTCCTGTTCCGACTGTGGCACCCCACAGGTGCAGCAGGCCGTGGGCATCGTGGGAGCTGTCATCATGCCACACAACATGTACCTGCATTCTGCCTTAGTCAAG TCCAGACAGGTAAACCGAGCCAAAAAGGAAGAGGTCCGAGAAGCCAATAAGTACTTTTTCATCGAGTCCTGCATTGCTCTCTTTGTTTCCTTCATCATCAATGTCTTCGTCGTCTCAGTCTTTGCCGAAGCATTTTATTGGAAGACCAACCAGCAGGTG ATTGAAGTCTGCAGGAACAGCAGCAGTCCCCACACCCACCTCTTCCCCGACGACAACTCAACGCTGGCCGTGGACATCTACAAAGGG GGTGTTGTCCTGGGCTGCTTCTTCGGGCCCGCTGCCCTCTACATCTGGGCGGTGGGCATCCTGGCCGCGGGGCAGAGCTCCACCATGACAGGAACCTACTCGGGCCAGTTCGTCATGGAG gGGTTCCTGAACCTAAGATGGTCACGCTTCGCCCGAGTGATTCTGACCCGCTCCATTGCCATTATCCCCACTCTGCTTGTTGCTGTTTTTCAAGACGTAGAACATCTCACGGGGATGAATGACTTCCTCAATGTCCTGCAGAGCTTACAG cttccctTTGCTCTCATACCCATCCTCACCTTTACGAGCTTGCGGCCAGTAATGAGTGACTTTGCCAATGGAAT AGGCTGGAGGATTGCAGGCGGGATCTTGGTCCTTATCATCTGTTGCATCAACATGTACTTTGTCGTGACTTACGTCCAGGATCTAGGGCACATGCTATTGTATGTGGTGGCAGCTGTGATCAGTGTGGCCTATCTGAGCTTTGTGTTTTACTTG ATCTGGCAATGTTTGATTGCACTGGGCATGTCCTTCCTGGATTGTGGGCGCACGGTAAGCATCTCTAAAGTCCTGACCGAAGAAGCCACCGGTGACTATACTAAGTAA
- the SLC11A2 gene encoding natural resistance-associated macrophage protein 2 isoform X4 yields MVLGPEQKTPDDDASEDHGDLAHLGAINPAYSDSSLPQSTGSSNEPFTTYFDEKIAVPEEEYSCFSFRKLWAFTGPGFLMSIAYLDPGNIESDLQSGAVAGFKLLWVLLLATIVGLLLQRLAARLGVVTGMHLAEVCHRQYPKVPRIILWLMVELAIIGSDMQEVIGSAIAINLLSIGRVPLWGGVLITIADTFVFLFLDKYGLRKLEAFFGFLITVMALTFGYEYITVRPNQSDVLKGMFVPSCSDCGTPQVQQAVGIVGAVIMPHNMYLHSALVKSRQVNRAKKEEVREANKYFFIESCIALFVSFIINVFVVSVFAEAFYWKTNQQVIEVCRNSSSPHTHLFPDDNSTLAVDIYKGGVVLGCFFGPAALYIWAVGILAAGQSSTMTGTYSGQFVMEGFLNLRWSRFARVILTRSIAIIPTLLVAVFQDVEHLTGMNDFLNVLQSLQLPFALIPILTFTSLRPVMSDFANGIGWRIAGGILVLIICCINMYFVVTYVQDLGHMLLYVVAAVISVAYLSFVFYLVNLAMFDCTGHVLPGLWAHGKHL; encoded by the exons ATGGTGCTGGGTCCTGAACAGAAGACACCAGATG ATGATGCTTCTGAGGACCATGGGGACTTGGCCCATCTTGGTGCCATCAACCCTGCCTACAGCGACTCCTCCCTCCCGCAGTCCACCGGGAGCTCGAATGAGCCCTTCACCACCTATTTTGATGAGAAGATTGCCGTTCCTGAGGAGGAG TACTCGTGCTTTAGCTTTCGTAAACTCTGGGCTTTCACGGGACCAGGCTTTCTTATGAGCATTGCCTACCTGGATCCAGGCAACATCGAATCGGATCTGCAGTCTGGAGCAGTGGCTGGGTTTAAG CTGCTCTGGGTTCTTCTGCTGGCCACCATCGTGGGGCTCCTGCTACAGCGCCTGGCGGCGAGGCTGGGAGTGGTCACTGGGATGCACCTTGCCGAAGTGTGTCACCGTCAGTATCCCAAG GTCCCACGAATTATCCTGTGGCTGATGGTGGAGCTGGCTATCATCGGCTCGGACATGCAGGAAGTCATTGGCTCGGCCATTGCCATCAATCTCCTGTCCATAGGAAG GGTTCCCCTGTGGGGTGGAGTACTCATCACCATTGCAGATACCTTCGTATTTCTCTTTTTGGACAAATACG GTCTGCGGAAGCTGGAAGCATTTTTTGGCTTTCTCATCACTGTTATGGCCCTCACATTTGGATATGAG TACATCACAGTGAGGCCCAACCAGAGTGACGTCCTCAAGGGCATGTTTGTGCCGTCCTGTTCCGACTGTGGCACCCCACAGGTGCAGCAGGCCGTGGGCATCGTGGGAGCTGTCATCATGCCACACAACATGTACCTGCATTCTGCCTTAGTCAAG TCCAGACAGGTAAACCGAGCCAAAAAGGAAGAGGTCCGAGAAGCCAATAAGTACTTTTTCATCGAGTCCTGCATTGCTCTCTTTGTTTCCTTCATCATCAATGTCTTCGTCGTCTCAGTCTTTGCCGAAGCATTTTATTGGAAGACCAACCAGCAGGTG ATTGAAGTCTGCAGGAACAGCAGCAGTCCCCACACCCACCTCTTCCCCGACGACAACTCAACGCTGGCCGTGGACATCTACAAAGGG GGTGTTGTCCTGGGCTGCTTCTTCGGGCCCGCTGCCCTCTACATCTGGGCGGTGGGCATCCTGGCCGCGGGGCAGAGCTCCACCATGACAGGAACCTACTCGGGCCAGTTCGTCATGGAG gGGTTCCTGAACCTAAGATGGTCACGCTTCGCCCGAGTGATTCTGACCCGCTCCATTGCCATTATCCCCACTCTGCTTGTTGCTGTTTTTCAAGACGTAGAACATCTCACGGGGATGAATGACTTCCTCAATGTCCTGCAGAGCTTACAG cttccctTTGCTCTCATACCCATCCTCACCTTTACGAGCTTGCGGCCAGTAATGAGTGACTTTGCCAATGGAAT AGGCTGGAGGATTGCAGGCGGGATCTTGGTCCTTATCATCTGTTGCATCAACATGTACTTTGTCGTGACTTACGTCCAGGATCTAGGGCACATGCTATTGTATGTGGTGGCAGCTGTGATCAGTGTGGCCTATCTGAGCTTTGTGTTTTACTTGGTAA ATCTGGCAATGTTTGATTGCACTGGGCATGTCCTTCCTGGATTGTGGGCGCACGGTAAGCATCTCTAA